Within the Pseudobythopirellula maris genome, the region GGTAAGGGTCTTGGTAAACGAGCGGCCAGATGGCCCAGCTCTCGGGGTCTTTCTCCTTAAACTTCGCGTCGCTGTAGCGTTTGCGGAAACGGTCTTTCTGGAAGACGGGGTTCTCCCAGCGGGGGTTGAAGTAGCCCATCGCCGGGAAGTAATAGCCGCCTTTGTAGTAAGCGACCACCGGCTTGGTGCCCGCGATCGCCGGCGAGAAAAGCGCCACAACCACGAGCAGCAGCACGAACAGCAGCGCGACGACCGCCAGCCGACGCTGGCGGAACTTGCGCCACGCCTCGCCCCAGAACCCGGCCGAGGGCCGCGTAGAGATAGCCGACAACGACGCCTCGGGCGAGACGGTCGTCGGCTGCGCCTGCACGGCCGACGCCTCGGCGTGCAACTCGGCCCGTTCGGCGGGGCGTTCTTCGGGAGGGTTGTTCGGGTCGGACATGGGAGGCTTCAGTGGTACGTGACCCGCGGATCGACCACCGCGTAGAGGATATCGGCGAGCAACTGGCCGACGAGCGTCAGCAGCGAGAAGACGAGCGTCAGGCCCATGATCGTTGGGTAGTCGCGTTCGCCGATCGACTCGAAGAACAGCGTCCCCATGCCGGGCCAGGCGAAGATCCTCTCGAGGATGATGCCGCCCGACAGCAGCGAGGGGAGCGTGAGCCCCATGAGCGTGACGAGCGGGATCAGCGTGTTGCGGAAGGCGTGGTGCACGATCACCCGCGCGGGCGAGAGCCCCTTGGCGCGGGCGGTGCGCACGTAATCCTGGCGGATCGCCTCTTCCATGTTGGCTTTGATGAAGCGGGTGTAGTACGCCAGCGAACCGTAGGTAAAGCAGGCCACGGGCAAGATGGCGTGGTGGGCGACGTCGAGCGTCTTGCCCCAGAACGAGAGGCTCTCGTACGTCTGGGTGTCGACGATGCCGGTGAGCGGCATCCAGCCGAGCTTCACGGCGAACACGATCTGCAGGTAGAGCGCAGCCACGAACGACGGCAGTGAGTAGAGCATGTAAAGCACCGTGCTCATGCCGCGTTCAGCCGCCGTGTTGCTCTTCACGGTCGACCACAGCCCAAGGGGGATCGCCAACAAGTAAGTGAGCACCAGCGACGTGACGGTGAGCAGGAGCGTGGCGGGGACGCGGTCGCCGATCAGCTTGGCCACCGGCTCCTTGCGCGAGATGGAGCGTCCCATGTCGCCGCGCACGAGGTTGCCGATCCACACCACGTACGCCTGCGGCCACGGCTTGTCGAGGCCGTAGAGCTTCTCGAGCCGGGCGAGGCTCTCGGGGCTCATCTGTCGGCTGGGGTCGCCCCCCTCGGCCAGGGTGAGCGGCGTGCCGGGCATGTTGCGCACCAGGGCGAAGATCACAAACGTGATCATCGCCAGCGTCATCGCGCCGATCATCAGGCGCCGGATCAGGTAGTTGAGCATGGTCACGCTCCTCTCCCCATCAAGGGGAGGGGAGACTTACTCCTTCGGGAACCACAAACCCAACAAGCCCGGCTGCACGCCGTAGGGGTCGCGGGGGCTGAAGTTGAAACCGCGCAGCCGCTTGTCAAAGCCGTACAGCGACTTGCGGTAGAACAGCCACAGGTTCGGCTGGTCCTCGTAGAGGATCTCGTGGATGCGGGCGTAGAGGGCGGCGCGTTTCTCGCGGTCGAACTCTTTCTGCCCCTGGCGGAACAGCTCGTCGACCTCGGGGTTGCTGTACTGGCTGAAGTTGCGGCCGCCGCCGGTGGCGAAGATGTTGTCCAGCGTGGACGGGTCGGTCCCCGTGCCCCAGCCGCCCATCAGCGCCTGGAACTTGTGGTCCAGGGCCAGCTGGGTCTTCACCGTGAACTCGACCGGCTTGACGTTGCAGACCACGCCGATCTGGTCGAGGTTGTCCTTGAGCAGCGTGCAGGCCTTGATCGCGTTGGGCTGCTGGTAAGTGATCAGCGTGAACTCGAACGGGACGAGCCGGCCGTCGATCTCCTTGTCGCGCACGCCGTCGCCGTCCGAGTCGTCCCAGCCCGCTTCGTCCAGCAGGTCCTCGGCCTTGTCGAGGTCGCGGACAAACGGCTCGACGTCCTGCGAGGCCATCCACGCCGCGGGATTGAAGATCCCCGTGCCCTGCTCGACCAAGCCGTAGAACACGCTCTGCAGCATCTCATCGAAGTCGAACGCGTACGCCATCGCCCGTCGCACGCGGGCGTCGCGGAAGATCGGGTCCTTGGTGTTCCATTCGATGTGGAACTCGGTCCATTCCAGGCCGCTCGCCTTCGTGTTGCGCTCGTAAAAGTCGTCGCCCTTGGTCTGCGTGAGCCACTGCTCGGCCGTGAGGCGAGCGTCTTGCAACTCGCCCGACTTGAGCGCCAGCAGCGTGGTGTTCGGGTCGGTGATAATGCGGTAGCGAAACTCCCTAAGATACGGCCGGTCGCGCACCTGCTCGCCGTCGTGCATGTACCACGACTCGCGGCGGCGGAGCACGATCTCCTGGCCGCGCGTGCGGCTGGCGTACTCGTAAGGCCCGAGGGTGACCGGCTTGAGCTCGTGCTTCAGGTGATGGTCGCTCGCCATGAGCGTCGGGTCGTCCTCGAGACTCTCCTCGTAAACGTGCTTGGGGATCATCGGGAACTGGATGTTCTCGGTCCACGAGGCCAACGGCTCGCGGTGGAACATTACGACCGTGCGGTCGTCGTAGGCGTGCACCCAGCGCAGCTTCTCGACGGTCGACCGGACCGCTGGGATCGGCGCCCGCGGGTCCATGATCGTGCGGTACGAGAACTCGACGTCGTGCGCCGTGAAGGGCGTGCCGTCCGACCAGGTGAGGTCGTCGCGCAGCACGAACTTGTCGTACATGCGGTCCTCGCTCGCCTGCCACGACTCGACCGCCCAGCCAACGGCGCGCGGCGTGAAGTCGGCGTCGAAGCCGATCAGCTGCAATCCGGTGAGTTCGAGCAGCTCGAACTCCACGGTGGAGTTGATCATCACCGGGTTGAGGCTCTTGGCGTCGGCGCTCACGTGGTGCAGGAACACCGCGTCGTAGTCGACCTCTTCGTCGCTGGCGGGGAGCTGGCGGACGACACTGTAGATCTTTTGGTTCGACTCGTCCGAGTCGTTGCGTAGCGCCATCGCCTCGGCCTCGCTCACCAGGGGCGGCTCGCC harbors:
- a CDS encoding ABC transporter permease produces the protein MLNYLIRRLMIGAMTLAMITFVIFALVRNMPGTPLTLAEGGDPSRQMSPESLARLEKLYGLDKPWPQAYVVWIGNLVRGDMGRSISRKEPVAKLIGDRVPATLLLTVTSLVLTYLLAIPLGLWSTVKSNTAAERGMSTVLYMLYSLPSFVAALYLQIVFAVKLGWMPLTGIVDTQTYESLSFWGKTLDVAHHAILPVACFTYGSLAYYTRFIKANMEEAIRQDYVRTARAKGLSPARVIVHHAFRNTLIPLVTLMGLTLPSLLSGGIILERIFAWPGMGTLFFESIGERDYPTIMGLTLVFSLLTLVGQLLADILYAVVDPRVTYH
- a CDS encoding ABC transporter substrate-binding protein, with product MTDRTLCVRRRPGVWSPIPLLLLATLVWSVGCGGPGGDVPGEPAASSEGETSEQPAEEPEETTEAGVSALGTELEPFDPPPLEEIDASAAWVDMPVFNARETLRERLAGEPPLVSEAEAMALRNDSDESNQKIYSVVRQLPASDEEVDYDAVFLHHVSADAKSLNPVMINSTVEFELLELTGLQLIGFDADFTPRAVGWAVESWQASEDRMYDKFVLRDDLTWSDGTPFTAHDVEFSYRTIMDPRAPIPAVRSTVEKLRWVHAYDDRTVVMFHREPLASWTENIQFPMIPKHVYEESLEDDPTLMASDHHLKHELKPVTLGPYEYASRTRGQEIVLRRRESWYMHDGEQVRDRPYLREFRYRIITDPNTTLLALKSGELQDARLTAEQWLTQTKGDDFYERNTKASGLEWTEFHIEWNTKDPIFRDARVRRAMAYAFDFDEMLQSVFYGLVEQGTGIFNPAAWMASQDVEPFVRDLDKAEDLLDEAGWDDSDGDGVRDKEIDGRLVPFEFTLITYQQPNAIKACTLLKDNLDQIGVVCNVKPVEFTVKTQLALDHKFQALMGGWGTGTDPSTLDNIFATGGGRNFSQYSNPEVDELFRQGQKEFDREKRAALYARIHEILYEDQPNLWLFYRKSLYGFDKRLRGFNFSPRDPYGVQPGLLGLWFPKE